The following nucleotide sequence is from Fusobacterium sp. DD2.
CATTCCATTATGTCCTTGAGCCTGTCCATCACAAATGTCAGTTACATAATATTTAGCCCCTTTTCCTCCACCATCTGAAATTCCAATTTCTGCAGATTTAACTAATTTATTTAAATGCACACTTCCAGGATGGCTATCACCATATGTGCTCTCTATTAGAATTTGAGGCTTTGTTAAATCAGTATCTTCCCATCCTGTTCCAAGTCTTAAGGAATCCATTTCCGGTGCTATCTTTCTTATTTTTTGACTAATTAACATAATAATCCTCCTATAAAAAAACTTCATCATCAGAATCGATAATGAAGTTTTTATATGCTACTATTTATCTCTGAACTCTTCCACTTGAATCTCCATTTGCTAATTTTGCAACTTCTTCTACTGATGTATAATTAAAATCACCTGGTATTGTATGTTTTATAACAGCTGATGATATTGCGAAATTCAAAGCATCTTCTTTAGTCATACCTGTAATTATACCGTGAATAAAACCTGATGCAAAAGCATCTCCGCTACCAACTCTATCCACAATATGAACCATATAATTCTTGCCAACATAATAATCAGAATCTGTTGATACTACTGCGCTATATTCATTATCAGATGCTGAAATGCTATTTCTCAAAGAACTTACTAAATATTTGAAATTATATTTTTTTATCACCTTTTGCATATTCTCTTCATTTACACAAATTGAATAGTCTCCATTAATAAAATCTTTATCTCCATCCTTATAACCTAATACCAACGCAGCATCTCTAGCGTTTCCAAAGCATATATCAACATATTCCATAAGCTCTGAAATCATTTTTTGTTTATTAGCAATATCGCTTGTCCATAATTTTCCTCTATAGTTTAAATCAAATGAAACAATAGCACCATTTTTTTTAGCAACTTGCATTGCTTTTTTTACAACTTCTACCGTTTCTTTTCCTATAACAGGAGTAATACCTGAAGTGTGGAACCATTTTATTCCTCTTAAACTTTCTTCAAAATCAAAATCTTCTGGTTTTGATTCAGCCATTGCAGAATCTGCTCTATCATAAACAACATTTGAAGGTCTTACAGACACTCCATTTTCTAAAAAATATGTCCCTAGTCTTTTTCCACCACGTACAATTGTTGAACAATCAACATTTGATTTTCTTAAACTAGCTACAACACAATCTGCTATTGCATTACAAGGCAATTTAGTAATATATCCTGTTTTATGTCCAAAAGATGCTAAGCATGCTGCAATGTTAGCTTCACTTCCTCCATATGTCACATCAAATTGTGAAGCCTGAATAAATCTTTGATGTCCAGGGGGAGATAATCTAAGCATTATCTCTCCAAGAGTCATAATTTCAATCATTTATAGTCCTCCATCTATTTTTTTTGTACTAAATGTACAGCAAATTTTCCTATCTCTTTTTGTAAATAAATAGCACCTAATCTTCCAGCAGCATCATATTTAGCACTTTCTTCATTAAATGTAACACCAAGTCTTTTTAAATAAGCTACTGCTCTAACAATATCAGATGTAAAAATACCAATATGACCATTAGTTCCCAAATATGGATTTCTCATTGCCTCAATATAGCTTCCAGCAAAAATTGAATTTGGATTTGCAGCTTTTTCAAAACCAAATATTTCTTCAAATAAAGTAACTATACTCTCTGCATCTTTACTATCTTTAGAATTGATTCCTATATGTGCCAATTCAAAATTAAGCATCTTATTTATTGCTTTTTTTACTAAATGTTCTATTTGTTTGAAATCTTTTGTTTTTATAATATCTTTAGGAACCATCCAGCTTCCACCACAGGCAATAATCTTATCAAATTTTAAATATTCTCTTAGATTCTCCTCATTTATACCACCAGTTGGCATAAATTTCATTTTATTATACGGAGCTGATAATGATTTAATTAGTTTGATTCCTCCTATGCTTTCTGCTGGAAAAATTTTAACTATATTTAATCCATATTTCTGTGCTTTTTCTAAATCACTTGGATTTGAACAACCAGGGATAATCAAAATATTGTTATTAACACAATATGAAACAACTTCTTCATTAAACCCAGGAGTAACTATAAATTCCGCTCCTGCACTTAAAGCATTTTCTACCTGTGCTATGTCAGATACAGTTCCTGCACCTAATAGCATATCTTTATAAGTCTCTTTTATTATTTTTATTGCTTCAAGACAATTTTCATTTCGAAAAGTTACTTCTGCACATGGTATTCCTCCATCATAAAGTGCTTTTGCAATGGGCAAAGTATCTTCTATATTTTCTATAGTTACAACTGGAACTATACCTATTTCAGATATTTTTTTTAATATATTTTCCATTTTTTCTCCTTTATTTTAATTTATTTACAGGATAATGCACATTTTCATTATTAGCAAATCTCACTGATTCTTCTGCGACTTTTCTTTTTAATTCAGATGCAGCTTCTTCTGAATACCATCCCATGTGTGGAGAAACAAGTAAATTACTATGTCTAAACAATTTAGAATCTGGATTCATAGGCTCATGTTCTACACAATCTAAAGCTGCTCCTGAAATTTCTCCTTTTTCCAAAGCTTCATCTAAATCATTTTCGTTTATTATTCCACCACGTGATACATTGATTAGATAAGCATTTTTCTTCATACGTTTAAATGTTTCAGCATTAAATAAATCTTTATTTCCTTCTAATGGGCAATGAATAGATATAATATCTGAAGTTTCTATGATTTCATCTAATGTAACAACATCTATAAAACTTATATTTTCATCTTTTTTATAGTATGGATCATATCCTTTTACTATAAATCCTAAAGCATGTGCCTTTTGAGCAAAATTTCTTCCAATACGACCTAATCCTACAACTCCAACTATTTGAGTACTATTACGTCTTATAGGGATAGATTTTATATAATCCCATTTTTGAGTTTTAGTATATTCATTCATAAGTACTACTTTACGTACTAATGCCATCATCATAGCTATCGCTTGATCCGCAACTTCATTCATTCCATAATCAGGAACATTACATACTTGCACTCCTAATTCTGTAGCTGCTTTAACATCCACGTTATTAACTCCGACTCCATAACGAACAACTAATTTTAAGTTTGGAAGTGATTCCATCACATGTCTTGTTATTGGAGCATATTGATTTATAAATATGTCTCCATCCTTACATTGTTCAATTAAATCCTCTTCAGTCTTACATTGTTTTAATTCATAAGTAAGTCCTGCTTTTTCTAAAATTTCCTTTTCAATATTTATGTTTGCATGATCACAATCAGTTATTATAACTTTCATTTCCTTTTCTCCTCTATCCTATTTTACTAAATATCCACCATCAACTGGAATAATTGCTCCATTTAAGTAATCTGATGCATCTGAAGCTAAGAACACTACTGGGCCTTTCATATCTTCTGGTTTTCCCCATCTATTTGCTGGAATACGATTTGTTATTTCTTTAAATCTTGGATTATCTGGATTAGTTAATGCTGTATTCATCTCTGTATCCATATATCCTGGGGCAACTGCATTAACATTTATTCCTTTACTTGCCCATTCATTACAAAAAGCCTTAGTAATCTGAGCTACTCCACCTTTTGAAGCTGCATAAGCAGGCACTGTATATCCTCCAAAGAAAGATAACATTGATGCAACATTTATTATCTTCCCTTTTGAATTTTGTTTAAAAAATTGATTTGCTGCCATTTGGCACAAACTAAACACTGCAGTTAAATTTATATTTAATACAAATTCCCAATCTTCTAATGGAAATTCTTCACTTTTATATCTACGTTGAACTCCTGCACTATTAACAAGAATATCTAAATGATCTCCTAAAGCTGCTACTGCTGCTGAAAATGCTTTTTTCCTTTCATCTACATTTCCTAAATTTACAATAACTCCATGACATTTATAACCTTGTTTTTTATATTCTTCAGCAACATTTAAAACATTTGGATTAATATCTAAAATACAAACTTCTGCTCCAGCTTCCATTAATCCTTCAGCCATTCCTCTGCTCAATCCTTGAGCTGCTCCAGTAACTATAGCTTTACGCCCTGTTAAATCAAACATTTTCATTTTCCCACCTTCATTTTTATTTTTTACTTTCAATATAATTTGGATCCATAATCGCTAAATCATAACTTCTTCCTTCTGGCACAAATGCTGCTAGTACCCAAAGATACGTATTCCTTGTTCCAGGACTCGCAACAGTTGGATGATAACCACATGGCGCTTGCACCATTGTTCCTGATTGAACCACATGACTTACAATTTCATCTACTTGTCCACTCTTTAAATAACTAATATGCAAACCAAATTTAGGGGCTGGCATATCAAAATAGCAATATACCTCTTCTAAATCTTTTTCATGTTGATGAGGTGGCCAACTTGTCCAAGCACCATTTCCACCCCAAGTCAAACCACAAATCAATCTACTTGCTTTATCTGAAGGAGCTAATGTAAACATAACTTCTCTTCTTCCAACTCCCTCTCCGTGTATCTGATGAATATCACCTATTGGCAGACTAGAATCAAATTTTCTAAAAATAGGTTTTCCTATTCCTTCACATAATGCACCTGCTATATAAAATATTGAGTCCTCAATTGCAGTAATTTTGATTTTATCTTTTGAGGGTATATAAAAGGAATCAAATTTATTCATTTTATTTTTTAAACTAGCATGTTCGCTTAATACTGCTTCTCCTTCAATCAATACAGCGTGTAATTCTAATTTATTTGAATTTAAAATATAATTATCTCCTTTTTTCAAATTCAATCTAAATATATTTGCTACCTTACAATCACTATTTTCAGGTATAATTACTTCATGAAAACCGTACTCTTCAGGAGAATTTACTTTCCAAGTTTCCATTCTTTCTTGGTTAGAATTTTTCATTTTACAACTCCTTATCAATCTTTATTTTAATAAAAATGTACTAAATATAGGGAATATGACTACTAAAACAAATACAAATAAATAGCCAATGAAAAAAGCCATTTGCCCTTTTACAATTTCTCCCATTTTCAATTTTGTAACACTGGCTGCTGAAAAAATATTAACTGCAACTGGTGGTGTCATAGTTCCAATTACATTTGAAATAGATACAATCATTCCAAAATGAATTGGATCTATTCCCATGGCTTTTGCAATAGGCCACAATACAGGAACCATCAATACACAAGTTGCTATTCCTTCAAGGAATACTCCAAAAGCTAATAATATTAAAGCTACAACAATACAGAATAATGTTGGACTTAAATCTAATCCAATAACAAAATTTACTAAATCTTTTGAAATACCAGCAAATGCAAATAACCATGCAAAAGCTGTTGAAGTTGCAATTATAAATAAAATCATCGCAGATCCTTTTGCAGAATCTAAAAATATTTTATATAAATCACTTATTTTTACTTCTTTATAAATAAAGATACCTGCTATTAATGACCAAACTACTGCTATAGCTGAAGATTCTGTTGGAGTAAGTATTCCAGAATATATTCCTCCTAAAATTATAATCGGCAACATTAAAGCTGGAATTGTTTTAAAGAAACTTGTAAAAAATTCCTTAGAAGTCATTTTTACATTATTTTTAGGCCACTTTTCTTTATGTGCAAATATAAGTACAACAATCATTAAAACAAGCATAATAGTTATACCAATAGCCATTCCTGATTTAAACAAATCACCAACCGATGCCCCTGTAATAGTTGCATAAACAACCATAATAATGCTTGGTGGAATTATCGGTCCCAAACCACCTGATACAACTAACAATCCAGCTGTTCTATCTTTTGGATATCCTAATCTAACCATATCAGGATAAAGCATTACTCCTATAGCAACAACAGTTGCTGGTGCAGAACCTGATAACGCTGCGAAAAACGCACATGCGAGAACTAGGGCTAACGCCATTCCGCCTCTGAATCCACCAACTATAGAGTTTGCAAATTCTACAAGTCTTCTCGAAATACCACCTTTGGTCATTATATTCCCAGCAAGAACGAAAAATGCTATTGCCATGATAGAAGTTGAATCTAATCCACCAAAAATTCTTTGTGCTATAACATTTGTTGATAAATGAATTGTTGGGCTAAATAAAATAGTTGCCATACTCGCTATTCCTAATGCCATAGCA
It contains:
- a CDS encoding C-terminal binding protein encodes the protein MKVIITDCDHANINIEKEILEKAGLTYELKQCKTEEDLIEQCKDGDIFINQYAPITRHVMESLPNLKLVVRYGVGVNNVDVKAATELGVQVCNVPDYGMNEVADQAIAMMMALVRKVVLMNEYTKTQKWDYIKSIPIRRNSTQIVGVVGLGRIGRNFAQKAHALGFIVKGYDPYYKKDENISFIDVVTLDEIIETSDIISIHCPLEGNKDLFNAETFKRMKKNAYLINVSRGGIINENDLDEALEKGEISGAALDCVEHEPMNPDSKLFRHSNLLVSPHMGWYSEEAASELKRKVAEESVRFANNENVHYPVNKLK
- a CDS encoding 5-deoxy-glucuronate isomerase, with the protein product MKNSNQERMETWKVNSPEEYGFHEVIIPENSDCKVANIFRLNLKKGDNYILNSNKLELHAVLIEGEAVLSEHASLKNKMNKFDSFYIPSKDKIKITAIEDSIFYIAGALCEGIGKPIFRKFDSSLPIGDIHQIHGEGVGRREVMFTLAPSDKASRLICGLTWGGNGAWTSWPPHQHEKDLEEVYCYFDMPAPKFGLHISYLKSGQVDEIVSHVVQSGTMVQAPCGYHPTVASPGTRNTYLWVLAAFVPEGRSYDLAIMDPNYIESKK
- the eda gene encoding bifunctional 4-hydroxy-2-oxoglutarate aldolase/2-dehydro-3-deoxy-phosphogluconate aldolase — encoded protein: MENILKKISEIGIVPVVTIENIEDTLPIAKALYDGGIPCAEVTFRNENCLEAIKIIKETYKDMLLGAGTVSDIAQVENALSAGAEFIVTPGFNEEVVSYCVNNNILIIPGCSNPSDLEKAQKYGLNIVKIFPAESIGGIKLIKSLSAPYNKMKFMPTGGINEENLREYLKFDKIIACGGSWMVPKDIIKTKDFKQIEHLVKKAINKMLNFELAHIGINSKDSKDAESIVTLFEEIFGFEKAANPNSIFAGSYIEAMRNPYLGTNGHIGIFTSDIVRAVAYLKRLGVTFNEESAKYDAAGRLGAIYLQKEIGKFAVHLVQKK
- a CDS encoding TRAP transporter large permease; the encoded protein is MTGLILFGAFAVFLLIGVPIAMALGIASMATILFSPTIHLSTNVIAQRIFGGLDSTSIMAIAFFVLAGNIMTKGGISRRLVEFANSIVGGFRGGMALALVLACAFFAALSGSAPATVVAIGVMLYPDMVRLGYPKDRTAGLLVVSGGLGPIIPPSIIMVVYATITGASVGDLFKSGMAIGITIMLVLMIVVLIFAHKEKWPKNNVKMTSKEFFTSFFKTIPALMLPIIILGGIYSGILTPTESSAIAVVWSLIAGIFIYKEVKISDLYKIFLDSAKGSAMILFIIATSTAFAWLFAFAGISKDLVNFVIGLDLSPTLFCIVVALILLAFGVFLEGIATCVLMVPVLWPIAKAMGIDPIHFGMIVSISNVIGTMTPPVAVNIFSAASVTKLKMGEIVKGQMAFFIGYLFVFVLVVIFPIFSTFLLK
- a CDS encoding SDR family oxidoreductase, whose translation is MKMFDLTGRKAIVTGAAQGLSRGMAEGLMEAGAEVCILDINPNVLNVAEEYKKQGYKCHGVIVNLGNVDERKKAFSAAVAALGDHLDILVNSAGVQRRYKSEEFPLEDWEFVLNINLTAVFSLCQMAANQFFKQNSKGKIINVASMLSFFGGYTVPAYAASKGGVAQITKAFCNEWASKGINVNAVAPGYMDTEMNTALTNPDNPRFKEITNRIPANRWGKPEDMKGPVVFLASDASDYLNGAIIPVDGGYLVK
- a CDS encoding sugar kinase — protein: MIEIMTLGEIMLRLSPPGHQRFIQASQFDVTYGGSEANIAACLASFGHKTGYITKLPCNAIADCVVASLRKSNVDCSTIVRGGKRLGTYFLENGVSVRPSNVVYDRADSAMAESKPEDFDFEESLRGIKWFHTSGITPVIGKETVEVVKKAMQVAKKNGAIVSFDLNYRGKLWTSDIANKQKMISELMEYVDICFGNARDAALVLGYKDGDKDFINGDYSICVNEENMQKVIKKYNFKYLVSSLRNSISASDNEYSAVVSTDSDYYVGKNYMVHIVDRVGSGDAFASGFIHGIITGMTKEDALNFAISSAVIKHTIPGDFNYTSVEEVAKLANGDSSGRVQR